One region of Endozoicomonas sp. Mp262 genomic DNA includes:
- a CDS encoding polysaccharide biosynthesis tyrosine autokinase, translating to MSIETTNTRSSAPDDDVISLSEILGIILSGKWWIAGSTLLFAICALAYLWITTPVYRSDALVQVESQKSPMSNLVEMTDMFGGETPSEAEIEVIRSRFVLGKVVESLKLDIVVEPDYFPVIGRAVSRRFIPEPETGELINSPLLWLSGYAWGGEAIKVERFQIPSTMLGETYTLVAGEQGRYQLQYKDEPVLAGKAGRSALSEDGQVRLFVSELKARPGTRFEITRQPMVSAIEGLGQRLAVSEKGKKTGVLSLSLTGASKLENTRALEAIIERYVRQNVERVSAEAQNSLKFLEHQLPEMKKEVELAESKLNRFQRQNKTVDLTLETQAVLEQAVNIDTQLAQIDMQIEQMGQRYTVNHPIMEELKLQRQLIVDRKKEFMDQTENLPKTQQEVMRLARDVKVSTQVYTELLNKAQELKIVKASAVGNVRILDHALSAIKPVKPKKALIAVLATLLGAMLGMGLVFLREMLNAGVKTPEEIEKRTGLSVYATVPESDQLHILERNAHKQNGSSYLLAQEVPADLAVESLRSLRTNLAFALMEAPDNRIMITGPAPSVGKSFIAANLAALLAETGQKVLLIDADLRKGHICKVFGRQRNNGLAEMLVGKADSTVIFKATENLDVLPSGHYPPNPSELLMSPAFNTLLDKVSKDYDVVLIDTPPVLAVTDPAVVGKQCGTAFMIVRAGLNPIKEVDYAASRLKQSGVNLKGCVLNGMIQSASRYGNYGYYHYAYETSAS from the coding sequence ATGTCTATTGAAACTACAAATACACGTTCGTCTGCTCCGGATGATGACGTGATCAGCCTGTCAGAAATACTGGGTATTATTCTGAGTGGCAAATGGTGGATAGCCGGTTCAACACTGTTATTTGCCATTTGTGCGCTGGCGTACCTGTGGATTACTACACCTGTTTATCGGTCTGATGCACTGGTTCAGGTGGAGAGCCAGAAATCCCCCATGAGCAATCTGGTGGAAATGACCGATATGTTCGGCGGTGAAACGCCTTCCGAAGCAGAGATCGAAGTGATTCGCAGTCGCTTTGTCCTGGGGAAAGTGGTGGAATCCCTTAAGCTTGATATTGTGGTTGAGCCGGATTACTTTCCTGTTATTGGCCGTGCGGTTTCCCGCCGCTTTATCCCGGAGCCTGAAACCGGTGAGCTGATTAATAGCCCGTTGCTTTGGTTGAGTGGTTATGCCTGGGGCGGTGAAGCCATCAAGGTGGAGCGTTTCCAGATTCCATCCACCATGCTGGGTGAAACCTATACACTGGTGGCAGGAGAGCAGGGGCGCTACCAGCTGCAGTATAAAGATGAGCCTGTTCTTGCAGGCAAGGCCGGGAGGTCTGCTTTATCAGAAGATGGACAGGTACGCCTGTTTGTCTCTGAATTGAAAGCACGCCCGGGCACTCGCTTTGAAATCACTCGACAGCCCATGGTTTCCGCCATTGAAGGTTTGGGGCAACGTTTGGCTGTTTCTGAAAAAGGTAAAAAGACCGGTGTCCTGTCACTGTCGTTAACCGGTGCTTCAAAGCTGGAAAATACCCGGGCCCTGGAAGCCATTATCGAGCGCTACGTTCGCCAAAATGTTGAGCGGGTCTCTGCCGAGGCGCAAAACAGTCTGAAGTTTCTGGAGCACCAACTGCCAGAAATGAAAAAAGAGGTGGAACTGGCAGAAAGCAAGCTGAACCGTTTCCAGCGGCAAAATAAAACAGTGGACCTGACCCTGGAAACCCAGGCTGTGCTGGAGCAGGCCGTAAATATTGATACCCAGCTGGCTCAAATTGATATGCAAATTGAGCAAATGGGGCAGCGTTACACCGTCAACCATCCCATTATGGAAGAGCTGAAACTGCAAAGGCAGTTGATTGTTGACCGTAAAAAGGAGTTTATGGATCAAACGGAAAACCTGCCAAAAACCCAGCAGGAGGTCATGCGACTGGCCCGTGATGTGAAAGTCAGCACCCAGGTTTATACCGAGCTGTTAAACAAGGCCCAGGAGCTAAAAATTGTTAAGGCCTCTGCCGTGGGTAATGTCCGTATTCTGGATCATGCCCTCTCGGCCATTAAGCCCGTGAAGCCGAAAAAAGCACTGATTGCCGTGCTGGCCACCTTGCTTGGGGCCATGTTGGGGATGGGACTGGTATTCCTGAGAGAAATGCTTAATGCCGGTGTGAAAACCCCTGAGGAAATTGAAAAGCGTACGGGGCTGTCCGTTTACGCCACTGTTCCTGAAAGTGATCAGCTTCATATACTTGAGCGTAATGCCCATAAACAGAACGGTAGCAGTTATCTGTTGGCTCAAGAGGTTCCTGCCGACCTGGCCGTTGAGAGCTTGCGCAGTTTGCGCACTAACCTGGCCTTTGCCCTGATGGAAGCACCTGATAATCGCATTATGATCACGGGACCGGCCCCGAGTGTGGGCAAGAGCTTTATCGCCGCTAATCTGGCCGCATTGCTGGCTGAGACCGGGCAGAAAGTGTTGCTGATTGACGCCGATTTGCGGAAGGGGCATATCTGCAAGGTCTTTGGCAGACAGCGGAATAACGGCTTGGCAGAGATGTTGGTGGGTAAGGCCGATAGCACTGTGATTTTCAAGGCCACAGAAAACCTGGATGTATTACCCAGTGGCCATTACCCGCCGAACCCCTCTGAGCTATTGATGAGTCCCGCTTTCAACACCTTGCTGGATAAGGTTTCCAAGGACTATGATGTGGTATTGATCGACACGCCACCGGTTCTGGCAGTGACCGACCCTGCGGTTGTGGGCAAACAGTGTGGTACGGCCTTTATGATTGTTCGTGCAGGCCTTAACCCCATTAAAGAAGTGGACTATGCCGCAAGTCGATTGAAACAGTCTGGCGTGAATCTAAAGGGGTGTGTCCTGAACGGTATGATCCAGTCTGCCTCCCGCTATGGCAACTATGGCTATTACCACTATGCCTATGAAACCAGCGCTTCCTGA
- a CDS encoding type II toxin-antitoxin system Phd/YefM family antitoxin, with the protein MKHHDYSDSGAAEPVTLTQLRKNIFQMVDEVIATGKPLTLTRNGCSLVLAVQHQEQSKLARLKPRNTVIGDLDSLESEDTGLWDADHGFD; encoded by the coding sequence ATGAAACATCATGATTACAGTGACTCAGGGGCGGCAGAGCCAGTCACCCTGACCCAGCTGAGAAAAAACATCTTCCAAATGGTGGATGAGGTGATTGCCACGGGCAAACCGCTGACGTTAACTCGCAATGGTTGTTCCTTAGTGCTGGCTGTCCAGCATCAGGAGCAGTCCAAGCTGGCCAGGCTTAAGCCCAGAAATACCGTTATTGGGGATCTTGACAGTCTGGAGTCTGAAGATACTGGTCTTTGGGATGCTGACCATGGTTTTGATTGA
- a CDS encoding DUF29 domain-containing protein, which produces MAESLYETDFYGWTQQQVQLIRSGNLEALDLNNILEELDNMGKSEYRQFSHRLDILLMHLLKWQFQPEHRSSGWKGSIEEQRFRLTKLLKENPSMKSKVPSMMADAYEVARINAYKETGLAKTAFPGIPPWTIEQAMDSQFWPD; this is translated from the coding sequence ATGGCTGAATCTTTATACGAAACCGATTTCTATGGCTGGACCCAACAACAGGTTCAACTTATTCGTTCTGGCAATCTGGAGGCTTTGGACTTGAATAATATTCTCGAGGAACTGGACAACATGGGCAAAAGCGAATACCGGCAATTTAGCCATCGCCTGGATATTCTGTTAATGCATCTGTTGAAATGGCAATTCCAACCAGAGCATAGAAGCTCAGGCTGGAAAGGGTCTATAGAAGAGCAACGTTTTCGGCTCACTAAACTCCTGAAAGAAAATCCCAGTATGAAGTCCAAAGTACCTTCTATGATGGCTGATGCCTATGAGGTGGCCAGAATTAATGCCTATAAGGAAACGGGACTCGCCAAAACAGCATTCCCCGGGATACCTCCCTGGACCATAGAGCAAGCTATGGATAGTCAGTTCTGGCCAGATTAA
- a CDS encoding glycosyltransferase, giving the protein MNKTATLLSIYKSDKIENTKKAIESLLTQTYTNLDIYIICDGILTQELNEYLDSLKVRKIVRRDENKGLAYSLNELIDVILRDSEVGYLARMDADDICASKRIEEQVAFLERNQLVDIVGTDVEEIDENDVVIDYKKMFSHDISIKKNIIKRCPFNHPTVMFRRKVFEDGNRYSSELKNTQDYFFWIELASKNYVFANINKPLLKFRIDNNFFKRRGLAKANNDFKAKLFAMKSLHAHSLNNYFYAFAIYFLRIMPSSFSKLAYKYLR; this is encoded by the coding sequence TTGAACAAAACAGCAACTCTTTTATCTATTTACAAAAGCGATAAAATTGAAAATACAAAAAAAGCTATAGAATCGCTGCTGACTCAAACATATACAAATCTAGATATCTATATCATTTGCGATGGGATTTTAACTCAAGAATTAAATGAATACTTGGACTCTTTGAAAGTAAGAAAAATAGTTAGACGAGATGAAAATAAAGGGCTTGCATACTCACTTAATGAGTTGATAGATGTGATTCTGCGTGATAGTGAGGTTGGCTATTTGGCAAGAATGGATGCTGATGATATATGTGCGAGTAAAAGAATTGAAGAGCAAGTTGCTTTTCTTGAGAGGAATCAGTTGGTCGATATTGTTGGAACTGATGTTGAAGAGATTGATGAAAATGATGTAGTTATTGATTATAAAAAGATGTTTTCACATGATATTAGTATAAAGAAAAATATAATAAAAAGATGCCCTTTTAATCATCCTACAGTTATGTTTAGACGTAAGGTTTTTGAAGATGGCAACCGGTATTCTTCTGAATTGAAAAACACTCAGGATTATTTCTTTTGGATAGAACTTGCTAGCAAGAATTATGTTTTTGCTAATATCAACAAACCTTTACTTAAGTTCAGGATTGATAATAACTTTTTTAAGCGAAGAGGGCTTGCTAAAGCGAACAATGATTTTAAAGCGAAATTATTTGCCATGAAATCCTTACATGCGCACTCTTTAAATAATTACTTCTATGCTTTTGCTATATATTTTCTAAGAATAATGCCTAGTTCTTTTTCAAAGCTAGCATATAAATACTTACGATAA
- a CDS encoding isoprenyl transferase produces MTASFPSQPAPAEPVPKHIAVIMDGNNRWAKSRLLPKLSGHKAATNAVRATIRASKELGVNYLTLFAFSSENWNRPRDEVRGLMSLLLTSLKKEAKKLVKYDIRLKVIGERNRLSPVIQAAIDETESVTAHCQSMTLCVAINYGGQWDIAQACKKLATMVKTGEIAVNAIDEQQIERQLATRDIPPVDLLIRTSGEQRISNFLLWQCAYSEFYFTDTLWPDFGKADLERAIQAYQNRERRFGKTSEQLVLGNRE; encoded by the coding sequence ATGACTGCTTCTTTCCCAAGCCAGCCCGCTCCCGCAGAGCCAGTACCAAAACATATTGCCGTCATTATGGATGGCAACAACCGCTGGGCAAAAAGCCGCCTGCTACCCAAATTATCGGGGCATAAGGCAGCCACCAATGCGGTCAGGGCAACCATCAGGGCCAGCAAGGAGCTAGGAGTCAATTACCTGACCTTGTTTGCTTTTTCCAGTGAGAACTGGAATCGCCCCCGGGACGAGGTCAGGGGACTCATGTCCCTGCTATTGACTTCCCTGAAGAAAGAAGCCAAAAAACTGGTTAAATACGATATACGACTCAAAGTCATCGGCGAACGCAATCGATTAAGCCCCGTTATCCAAGCCGCCATTGATGAAACGGAAAGCGTCACAGCACACTGCCAAAGCATGACCCTTTGTGTTGCCATCAACTATGGTGGCCAGTGGGATATTGCCCAGGCCTGCAAAAAACTGGCTACCATGGTCAAAACCGGCGAGATTGCCGTTAATGCCATTGATGAACAGCAAATTGAAAGACAACTGGCAACCCGGGATATCCCCCCGGTGGACCTATTAATTCGCACCAGCGGTGAACAACGGATCAGTAATTTTTTACTGTGGCAATGTGCCTATAGCGAGTTCTATTTCACCGATACCCTCTGGCCAGACTTTGGCAAGGCTGACCTGGAGCGGGCTATTCAGGCTTATCAGAATAGGGAAAGACGGTTTGGGAAGACGAGTGAACAGTTGGTTCTGGGGAATAGGGAATAG
- a CDS encoding type II toxin-antitoxin system VapB family antitoxin codes for MLYTLNFKKKVYTIPSIIRTNIVIDQDLVNEALSLSGLGSRRELIHHALEELVRRKKQQQLLELQGKISWEGDLDQSRDHS; via the coding sequence ATGCTGTATACACTAAATTTTAAAAAAAAGGTGTATACCATACCGTCAATAATACGCACTAATATTGTTATTGATCAGGATCTTGTCAATGAAGCACTGAGTCTGTCAGGCTTGGGTTCTCGCCGAGAGCTGATTCACCATGCCCTTGAAGAGTTGGTACGTCGTAAAAAACAGCAACAGCTTCTCGAACTTCAGGGAAAAATCAGCTGGGAAGGTGATCTTGATCAAAGCCGGGACCATTCGTAA
- a CDS encoding low molecular weight phosphotyrosine protein phosphatase, producing MFSNILVVCVGNICRSPTAEFLLRKKIQEKGSKINIASAGVGALVGKPAASKAAEYAATIGLDLSGHIARQLTREMAREYDLILVMEEGHIRAVEGIAPEARGKVHLLGRWHSNIEIPDPYRKGDQAFKHALDLIRVTVEEWVGKLVR from the coding sequence ATGTTTTCAAATATTTTAGTGGTCTGTGTCGGTAATATTTGCCGGAGTCCTACTGCGGAATTTTTGTTGCGCAAAAAAATTCAGGAAAAAGGCAGTAAAATCAATATTGCCTCTGCCGGGGTTGGTGCGCTGGTGGGTAAGCCAGCAGCATCAAAGGCTGCGGAATATGCGGCAACCATAGGGCTGGACCTGTCTGGTCATATTGCACGACAGTTAACTCGTGAAATGGCAAGGGAATATGACCTGATTCTGGTGATGGAAGAGGGACATATAAGGGCCGTTGAAGGTATTGCACCAGAAGCCCGGGGCAAAGTTCATTTGCTAGGTCGCTGGCACAGTAATATTGAAATTCCTGATCCTTATCGTAAAGGCGACCAGGCTTTTAAACATGCGCTGGACCTGATTCGTGTCACTGTAGAAGAGTGGGTTGGTAAACTGGTAAGGTAG
- a CDS encoding AbrB/MazE/SpoVT family DNA-binding domain-containing protein has protein sequence MPAALREQFLLQPGDKVSFEVIDVQLVLKPLKKTLDSLAGCFSEDIGNRVASLEEMEQAIQTV, from the coding sequence ATCCCCGCCGCCCTGCGGGAACAGTTCTTATTACAACCCGGCGATAAGGTCAGCTTTGAAGTGATTGATGTTCAACTGGTACTGAAACCATTAAAAAAAACACTGGACAGCCTGGCAGGCTGCTTTTCTGAGGACATTGGCAACAGGGTGGCATCACTGGAAGAAATGGAGCAGGCAATACAAACAGTATGA
- a CDS encoding NAD-dependent epimerase yields the protein MKYLVTGAAGFIGFYVARKLCELGHEVVGLDNLNSYYTPKLKHDRLEQLKPYTNFHFVQMDLADRADIAQLFQTEKFQRVIHLAAQAGVRYSLENPMAYIDSNLVGMATILEGCRHNDVEHLVYASSSSVYGMNSKMPYSTKDAVDHPVSLYAATKKSNEMMAHSYSHLYKIPTTGLRFFTVNGPWGRPDMAAWKFTQAILKDKPINVFNNGELQRDFTDIEDILEGIIRIQGVIPTGVDGFKNDDPSRSSAPYQIYNIGNNRPVKLMDFIKAIEKACGKEAIKNYLPMQAGDVFATYADVNDLMETVDFKPVTSIDETMQRFVSWYQDWVTA from the coding sequence ATGAAATACTTAGTCACCGGTGCAGCCGGATTTATCGGGTTCTACGTAGCACGCAAACTCTGTGAACTGGGCCACGAAGTAGTAGGCCTAGATAACCTCAACAGCTACTACACCCCCAAGCTAAAACATGACCGTCTGGAACAGCTAAAACCCTACACCAACTTCCATTTCGTTCAAATGGATCTGGCTGACCGTGCAGATATTGCTCAGTTATTCCAGACAGAAAAATTCCAGCGTGTAATTCACCTTGCCGCTCAGGCGGGTGTTCGCTACTCCCTGGAAAACCCTATGGCTTATATCGACAGCAATCTGGTTGGTATGGCGACGATTCTGGAAGGCTGCCGCCATAATGACGTAGAGCATTTAGTCTACGCATCCTCCAGTTCTGTTTATGGTATGAATAGCAAAATGCCTTATTCAACCAAAGATGCTGTGGATCACCCCGTTTCCCTCTATGCTGCAACCAAAAAATCCAATGAGATGATGGCGCATAGCTATTCTCATCTTTATAAAATTCCTACCACAGGTCTGAGATTTTTTACAGTTAATGGTCCGTGGGGACGCCCTGATATGGCAGCATGGAAATTCACCCAGGCCATTCTGAAAGATAAGCCAATAAATGTCTTTAACAATGGTGAACTTCAAAGAGACTTCACTGATATTGAAGATATCTTGGAAGGCATTATTCGTATTCAGGGTGTGATTCCTACAGGTGTTGACGGTTTTAAAAACGACGATCCAAGTCGAAGTTCTGCGCCTTATCAGATTTACAATATCGGTAATAACCGCCCCGTGAAATTGATGGATTTTATCAAAGCCATTGAAAAAGCCTGTGGCAAAGAAGCTATTAAGAATTACTTGCCAATGCAGGCTGGTGACGTATTTGCTACTTATGCAGATGTGAATGATTTGATGGAAACTGTTGACTTTAAGCCAGTTACATCAATAGATGAGACTATGCAGAGGTTTGTTAGTTGGTACCAAGATTGGGTTACTGCTTGA
- a CDS encoding nucleotidyltransferase domain-containing protein, which yields MKVTLETLELTASELKITQQLLKRYLPNTCVWAYGSRVRGHARPASDLDLVAFVGEEQSVAISELREAFEESNLPFRVDLFCWDQIPDSFKETIKGQYVVIQHHSG from the coding sequence ATGAAAGTAACGTTAGAAACTCTGGAGCTGACTGCCAGCGAGCTAAAGATAACTCAGCAGCTATTGAAACGTTATTTACCTAATACCTGTGTTTGGGCATACGGCTCAAGAGTCCGCGGTCATGCTCGACCTGCCTCAGACCTTGACCTTGTTGCTTTTGTAGGTGAAGAACAGTCAGTAGCTATCTCCGAGCTGCGGGAAGCCTTCGAAGAGAGTAACCTGCCATTCCGTGTAGATTTGTTTTGCTGGGATCAGATACCCGACTCATTCAAAGAAACTATCAAGGGCCAGTACGTCGTTATTCAACATCACAGTGGCTGA
- a CDS encoding nucleotidyltransferase substrate binding protein — translation MGEQMIDFGKYKQSLTLLESQFGHWRTLDTALPIWIQEAVSESVIQRYETCYDCLWKVLKRYLKEGLGLPDVPNSPKPLFRIANENNLLTSDIARWLIYADTRIGTSHDYDGEKAKAALNIMDAFIKDAVNLYQTMSGETWP, via the coding sequence ATGGGTGAACAAATGATCGACTTCGGGAAGTACAAACAGTCCCTTACCCTGCTTGAGTCACAATTTGGTCACTGGCGCACGTTGGATACGGCCTTACCCATCTGGATTCAGGAAGCGGTTTCTGAATCCGTTATCCAGCGCTATGAAACCTGCTATGACTGTTTATGGAAAGTACTGAAGCGCTACTTGAAAGAAGGTTTGGGGCTACCTGATGTACCCAACAGCCCAAAACCCCTGTTTCGGATCGCCAATGAAAACAACTTGCTAACCTCTGATATTGCCCGGTGGCTGATATACGCAGACACACGCATTGGAACCTCTCACGACTATGATGGAGAAAAAGCAAAAGCCGCACTGAATATAATGGATGCCTTTATCAAGGATGCGGTAAACCTCTATCAAACCATGAGTGGTGAAACCTGGCCATGA
- a CDS encoding polysaccharide biosynthesis/export family protein — protein MNRLKNLRALMLSTAVITGSVMMTGCALAPGAYLDPGNEKHINFNLVDISEKVVDPEPVSRKDLAGDDTAEKDEFYQYLIGAHDVLSVRVWNNPDLTSNQQVASSPFGARSSTIKESNELIRERQQVTPEGVEVQADGSFFFPFAGNIAAAGKTVNQIRVELTKKLAKYVRDPQVSVRVQEFNSQKAQIIGEVKFPRPLPITSQPLRVLDAIALAEGLKDSADKAEAILMTDNHRKTIDMAKLLDGDMSENYLMRDGDVLNIDSNRYRQIVIMGEVNRPIAMPYDQRGMSLNDALVAASGISQMYANAKGVYILRNKTEQGKPTIFRLNMKNATGLLLADRFPLQARDVVYVDTAGVSRWNRVINQLLPTTNAINDFSK, from the coding sequence ATGAATAGGCTGAAAAACCTTAGAGCGTTAATGCTGTCTACAGCTGTTATTACCGGTTCTGTAATGATGACAGGCTGTGCCCTGGCTCCCGGAGCTTATCTTGACCCCGGTAACGAGAAACATATCAACTTTAATCTGGTTGATATCAGTGAAAAGGTGGTAGATCCAGAACCTGTGAGTCGCAAAGACCTGGCTGGGGATGATACCGCGGAAAAAGATGAGTTCTACCAATACCTGATTGGTGCCCATGATGTATTAAGTGTCAGGGTCTGGAACAATCCGGATCTGACCTCTAACCAGCAGGTGGCCTCATCTCCCTTTGGCGCACGAAGCAGCACTATAAAGGAATCCAATGAATTGATTCGTGAGCGTCAGCAGGTGACCCCTGAAGGTGTTGAGGTTCAAGCGGATGGCTCCTTCTTCTTCCCCTTTGCCGGTAATATCGCCGCAGCTGGCAAGACCGTTAACCAGATACGGGTCGAGCTCACCAAAAAACTGGCAAAATATGTCAGGGACCCTCAGGTTAGCGTACGGGTACAGGAATTCAACAGCCAGAAAGCCCAGATTATTGGTGAAGTTAAATTTCCCCGCCCACTGCCTATTACCAGTCAGCCCCTGAGGGTGCTGGATGCCATCGCCCTGGCAGAAGGCCTGAAGGACAGTGCGGATAAGGCCGAAGCCATTTTGATGACTGATAACCATCGCAAGACCATTGATATGGCCAAGTTGCTGGATGGTGATATGAGTGAAAACTATCTGATGCGTGATGGTGATGTGCTGAATATAGACAGTAACCGTTACCGCCAGATTGTTATTATGGGTGAAGTTAATCGCCCTATTGCCATGCCCTATGATCAACGCGGTATGAGCCTGAATGATGCCCTGGTAGCTGCCAGTGGTATCAGTCAGATGTATGCCAATGCCAAAGGCGTCTATATCCTTAGAAACAAGACTGAGCAGGGCAAACCGACTATTTTCCGCCTGAATATGAAAAATGCCACGGGTTTGCTATTGGCAGACCGCTTTCCATTACAGGCAAGAGATGTGGTTTATGTGGATACCGCTGGTGTCTCCCGCTGGAACCGTGTGATCAATCAGTTGTTGCCTACTACAAACGCGATCAACGATTTCTCCAAGTAA
- a CDS encoding UDP-glucose/GDP-mannose dehydrogenase family protein, translated as MKVTVFGIGYVGLVQAAVLAEVGHDVVCVDVDQNKVDNLKKGIIPIYEPGLEPLVKENFEAGRLHFTTNAQEGVEHGKIQFIAVGTPPDEDGSADLQYVLAVAETIATHMNNEKIIVDKSTVPVGTGDKVKAKVAEVLATRGVEHAFHICSNPEFLKEGAAVNDCMKPDRIVVGTDSDDVIDTMRELYAPFNRNHDRMIFMDVKSAELTKYAANCMLATKISFMNEMAGLAEKLGADIEMVRQGIGSDPRIGYHFIYPGCGYGGSCFPKDVQALKRTAEEIDFEPLMLRAVENRNAKQKEVLFNKISGHYKGNLEGKTFAIWGLSFKPNTDDMRDAPSRVLMEALWERGAKVQAYDPEAMEEAQRIYGVREDMQLCGTRQAALKDADALIICTEWKPFRAPDFDLMAELLKEQIIFDGRNMFEPERMTKKGFTYYSIGRA; from the coding sequence ATGAAAGTCACTGTTTTTGGTATTGGTTATGTAGGCCTGGTACAGGCAGCTGTTCTGGCTGAAGTAGGCCATGACGTTGTTTGTGTCGATGTAGATCAAAACAAGGTTGATAACCTTAAAAAAGGGATAATCCCTATCTATGAGCCTGGCTTGGAACCTCTGGTTAAAGAAAACTTTGAAGCCGGTCGTTTGCATTTCACTACCAATGCTCAGGAAGGTGTTGAGCATGGTAAAATCCAGTTTATCGCGGTAGGAACACCACCGGATGAAGATGGTTCTGCGGATCTTCAGTATGTATTGGCTGTAGCAGAAACTATTGCTACCCATATGAACAATGAAAAGATCATTGTTGATAAATCCACTGTGCCTGTTGGCACCGGCGACAAGGTAAAAGCCAAGGTCGCTGAAGTGCTGGCTACCCGTGGTGTAGAGCATGCTTTCCATATCTGCTCTAACCCTGAGTTCCTGAAAGAAGGCGCTGCAGTTAATGACTGCATGAAGCCTGATCGCATTGTTGTGGGTACAGACAGCGACGATGTGATTGATACCATGCGTGAACTCTATGCACCCTTTAACCGTAACCATGATCGTATGATCTTTATGGACGTTAAAAGTGCCGAGCTGACCAAGTATGCGGCTAACTGCATGCTGGCTACTAAAATCAGTTTTATGAACGAAATGGCTGGTTTGGCTGAAAAACTGGGTGCTGATATTGAGATGGTGCGACAGGGTATTGGCTCTGATCCACGTATTGGCTATCACTTTATCTACCCAGGTTGTGGTTACGGTGGCTCTTGTTTCCCGAAAGATGTTCAGGCTCTGAAGCGCACTGCGGAAGAGATTGATTTTGAGCCGCTGATGCTGCGTGCTGTAGAAAATCGTAATGCCAAGCAGAAGGAAGTGCTGTTTAACAAAATCAGTGGTCACTATAAAGGTAACCTGGAAGGCAAAACATTTGCAATCTGGGGCTTGTCCTTTAAGCCTAATACCGATGATATGCGTGATGCCCCTAGCCGTGTATTAATGGAAGCGCTTTGGGAACGTGGTGCAAAAGTTCAGGCTTACGATCCGGAAGCCATGGAAGAAGCACAGCGTATTTATGGCGTTCGTGAAGATATGCAACTGTGTGGAACCCGTCAGGCCGCATTAAAAGATGCTGATGCCCTGATCATCTGCACCGAATGGAAACCCTTCCGTGCTCCGGATTTCGACCTGATGGCTGAACTGCTCAAAGAGCAAATCATTTTTGATGGCCGTAACATGTTCGAGCCCGAGCGCATGACCAAAAAAGGCTTCACCTACTACTCCATAGGCCGCGCCTGA
- a CDS encoding Uma2 family endonuclease gives MIGFHNALQCQTTWTFDKKAVRLSAHLRGSPCRAYASDMKVNASHKGSEVFYYPDVMVACNEPGQNQYVEEQPTIIAEVLSSTTEARDRMEKLAAYTAIKGLREYVLIHQDKMAVDLYQNTASGWEVIRLKQETDILQLGSIDFSVSLRALYEDVIDLI, from the coding sequence ATGATAGGGTTCCACAATGCACTGCAATGTCAAACAACCTGGACCTTTGATAAAAAGGCAGTCCGGTTATCTGCACACCTGCGGGGCAGCCCTTGCAGGGCATACGCCAGTGATATGAAGGTGAATGCCAGTCATAAAGGCAGTGAAGTTTTTTACTACCCGGATGTTATGGTCGCTTGCAACGAACCCGGCCAAAATCAGTATGTAGAGGAACAGCCCACTATCATTGCTGAAGTGCTCTCTTCCACCACAGAAGCCAGGGATCGTATGGAAAAACTGGCAGCTTATACCGCCATCAAAGGCCTGCGGGAGTACGTACTGATTCATCAGGATAAAATGGCGGTTGACCTCTACCAGAACACAGCCAGCGGCTGGGAAGTGATCAGGTTAAAACAGGAAACCGACATCCTTCAGCTTGGCTCTATCGATTTTTCTGTCAGCCTTCGGGCGCTGTATGAAGATGTTATTGATTTGATTTAA